From the Selenomonas sp. oral taxon 920 genome, the window TTTCTCCGCGATCATCGCCGCCTCCAGCGGCTCATAGAACTCCTTCGGCAGACGTGTGATGTGCCCCGTCTCGCGGAGCGTGAATACATTCTCCGAAAAGCCCGTCACGAGCACCGTTCCCGCCGCATTCAAAATGCGGTACGAAAACGCCATCTTCGCTCTCGTCAGTGCTGTCGCCGTTGTCTCAATCACAAGTTCATCATCAAAATGCCCAGGCGCGTGGAACTCAGCCCCAACCTTCGTGATGGGAAAGACATAGCCCGCCTCCATCAGTGCTCCCAGTGTGATGCCGATGCGGCGCAGATAGGCAACGCGCCCGATCTCGAACCAGCGAATGTAGTTCGCGTGATGGACGACCTCCATTGCATCCGTATCGTAAAAATTCACCCGATGTGTCACATGAATCGGCATGAATACTCCCTTCCTTCAAACAATCTCCTCCATGCGGGCGGCGCGCTCAATGGAACGCTCCAGCCGCGCGATTGCCTCCGTTCCTGTGATTGGACGCCCGGAGGCAAAGAACCTGCAGGGAGCCTTTGCCACCCCCGCAGGTACGGTATGAACGCCCGCCCGCCGCGCAAGCTCCTCAATCGACCCCTCATTTCCATCTACAAAATGCATGGTCTTTGGAAGAATGCGCCGCAGCGTATCCTTAAAGTAGTTGAAATGCGTACACCCGAGAACGATGGAGGAGTAACGAATAAGGTCGAACGGCGCGAGGGCGTTCCACAGATACTCCTCCACGCGCGGGGAGACGAACTCCTCGCGCTCTGCAAACTGCACAAGACGCGGCAGAGCAACGAGATCGATGAGATGGTTCGTATCGTACTCCTCGATGAGACGGCGCAGCTTCTCTCCGCGCACGGTGATCGGCGTCGCCGCGACGAGGACACGCCGCTCCGCATCCTGTGCGAGCGCCTTCTTTACCGCCGGCTCCATGCCGATGATCGGTACATCGTAAATGTTGCGCATTTCCTCTGCCGCGACGGAGGTCGCCGTATTGCAGGCGATGAGTACAGCGTCTGCGCCCTGCTCCTCGATGAGGAAGGTCACTGCGTCGCGCACATAGCCGCGTACCTCCTCCTCGGTCTTCGTTCCGTAGGGCACGTGATCGCGGTCGGCAAGGAAAAGGAACTCCTCAGACGGGAGTACCCGCCGCGCGTGACTGAGCACGGTCAACCCGCCAATCCCCGAATCAAACAGAGCAATGCGCATACGCCCATCTCCTCCTTTGCGTCAATGATATTGTCCTATTATAGCAACTTCTTCTGTCTTTGACAAATCACATCCTTACCGTTATAATCAATTCGTTAAAATTTTTCGATATTTGTACGGGATGATGTAAATAATGAAACGCCGTCTCAGAAAACAAGAATACATCTTCGTTGCGTCCTTGCTCTTCGGTCTTGTCTTCGGTGCGGGCAATCTCATCTTTCCTGCCGCGATGGGGCAGCAGGCAGGTACAGCGATGCTGCCCGCGCTCATCGGTTTCTGCATCACAGGCGTCGGGCTGCCGCTCCTCGGCATTGCGGCGATCAGTATTACGGCAAGTGAAAGTCTCTTTGACATCGGCAGAAAGGTCGGACACCGCTTTGCCTATGCCTTCACCTGCGCACTCTACCTCTGCATCGGCCCCCTCTTTGCGATTCCGCGCACGGCGACTGTCTCCTTTCAGGTGGGCGCGGCACCATTCGTTCCGACGTTCATGCAGAGCAAGACACTGCTGACCTTTACCCTCGCATTCTTTGCCATCGTCCTCTACTTTTCCCTGCGCCCCTCGGGCATCCTGATCTGGGTGGGCAAGGTGCTCAACCCGCTCTTTTTGCTCTTCCTCGGCATTCTCATCGTGACAGCAATGATCACGCCGATGGGTACGGTGTGGGATGCCGCCCCCATCGATGCGTATGCGAAGCACGCCTTCTTCACGGGGCTCCTCGAGGGATACAACACAATGGATGTACTCGCCGCGCTTGCGTTCGGAAATATTCTCGTGAACGCAATCCGGCGTCTGGGGCTTACAGAACCAAAGGATCTCTCCTACAGCACGATTGTCTCAGGCGCGTTCAGCACCGCGCTGATGGCGCTCATCTATCTCGCCCTGACCTATGTTGGAGCACAGAGCCGTGCAGTCTACGGCATTGACGCAAACGGCGGCGATGTGCTCGCCCATATTGCGGCGCACTACTTCGGCTCATTCGGCGGCATCCTGCTCGGCATCACGATCACCTGCGCCTGTCTCAAAACCGCCATCGGGCTTGTCACAGCATGCGGCATGACGTTCTCCGCCCTCTTCCCGCACACCCTCTCCTATCCGAAATACGCCATTCTCTTCGCTCTCTTTTCCTTTGCCGTCTCGAACATCGGGCTCAGCCGCATCATTGCATATTCGCTGCCCGTGCTCTACTTTCTCTATCCGCTCGCGATCGTCCTCATCGCGCTGTGCCTGATCGAAGGGCTGATCGGATATCACCGCCCGCTCTACCTCTGCACAATGATCGGCACAGGCATTGCAGCGGCATTTGACTTCTTCCGCGCACTCCCTCCTGCCCTTCATACACTTCCTCTGATGGAGCCCCTTCTTGCACTTGGCAATATCCTTCCGCTTTCCTCCATCGGCATGGGCTGGGTCATCCCATCGCTGATCGGGCTCGCCGTCGGTACACTTGCGTGTGCAGGGCAGAGGCTTGACAGCACTCCGTAATTTCTGATACAATAGCTACGCTTCGGGGAGAGGTGTCCGAGTGGTTTAAGGAGCCGGTCTTGAAAACCGGTGATGCGGCAACGCACCGTGGGTTCGAATCCCACCCTCTCCGCCATAAACTGCAACACAAAAGACGACTGCATGCGCAGTCGTCTTTTTCATATGCAGTCACAGGGTTCCAAAGATGCGGTCGCCCGCGTCGCCAAGCCCCGGCACGATGTAGCCGTGCTCATTGAGACATTTGTCGACGGCGGCAACGTAGATGGGCACATCGGGATGATCCTCAGCCACACGGCGAATCCCCTCAGGAGCGGATACAAGACACATGAGGATGATGTTTTTTGCCCCCTTCTGTTTGAGCAGTGTGAGTGCCGCCGACGCGCTGCCGCCCGTCGCGAGCATCGGGTCCGGAACGATGAGCGTCCGATCCTCCACGCCGCTCGGGAGCTTGGCGTAGTACTCGACAGGCGCGAGCGTCTCCGGATCGCGGTAGAGGCCGATGTGTCCCACGCGTGCGGCGGGAACAAGCGTCAATATACCGTCGAGCATGCCGAGTCCTGCGCGCAGAATCGGTACGATGCCAAGCTTCTTGCCCTCGAGCACCTTTGCACGGCAGGGGGCGACCGGAGTCTCGATCGCCACGTCGCGCAGGGGGAAATCACGCGTGATCTCATAGGCCATGAGCATAGCGATCTCCGAGAGCAGTTCGCGGAACTCCTTTGTCCCCGTCTCCTTCATGCGCATGAGTGTCAGCTTGTGCTGGATGAGCGGATGGTCGACCAGATGGAGATTCGGAATGTCGGACGGATGAAATGTATCAGCCATGGAAAGGCTTCCTTTCTGACAGAAAATTACTCATACAGGGGATATTTCGCACAGAGCGCGGCGACACGGCTGCGCGCCTCCGTGCGACGTGTCTCATCCGTCGGCGCATCGAGAACGCAGGCGATGATCCGCGCCACCTCGCGCATATCCTCCTCGCAGAAGCCGCGCGTCGTGAGGGCGGGCGAGCCGAGACGGATGCCGCTCGTGACGAACGGACTGCGCGGCTCGAACGGGATCGTGTTTCGGTTCGCCGTGATATTGACCTCGTCGAGCAGCGTCTGCGCCTCCTTGCCCGTAACGTCCTTGTTCGTGAGATCAACGAGCATGACATGCGTATCCGTGCCGCCGGACACGATGCGGTAGCCGAGCCTCATCAGCTCATCTGCAAGCGCTGCCGCATTCTTTACCACCTGCGCACCATACTCCTTGAACGAGGGCTGCAGAGCCTCGCCGAGTGCTACCGCCTTTGCTGCAATGACGTGCATCAGGGGGCCGCCCTGAATGCCGGGGAACACCGCCTTGTTGATCTTCGCGCCGAGCTCCTCATCACGTCCGAGGATGATGCCGCCGCGCGGCCCACGCAGGGTCTTGTGCGTGGTCGAGGTGACGACATCCGCATACGGCACAGGGCTCGGATGCTGTCTCGCAGCGACAAGTCCAGCGATATGCGCCATATCGACCATAAAGATCGCACCGACCGCCTTTGCGGTCGCCCCGATGCGCTCAAAGTCAATCGTGCGGGAATATGCCGAAGCACCCGCAATGATCATCTTCGGCCTGTGTTCCTTTGCGAGCGCCTCCAATGCATCGTAGTCAATGCGCTCCGTCTCCTTGTCCACACCGTAGGGAATGACCTTGTAATACGTACCGGAGATGTTGACGGGACTGCCGTGCGTCAGATGCCCGCCGTCCGTCAGATTCATGCCTAGGATCGTATCGCCCGGCTGCAGCAGTGCAAAGAACACCGCCATATTCGCCTGCGCACCCGAATGCGGCTGAACATTTGCCCAGTTTGCAGCAAAGAGCTCCTTCGCACGGTCAATCGCGAGCTGTTCCGCCACGTCAACGTATTCACAGCCGCCGTAGTAGCGCTTGCCGGGATAGCCCTCCGCATACTTGTTCGTGAGGACGCTGCCCTGCGCCTCCATGACCGCGCGGCTGACGATGTTCTCCGAGGCGATAAGTTCCAGCTTCGTACGCTGGCGATTGAGCTCCTCCTCAACCGCCTTGCATACCTGCGGGTCCACCTTGCTCAGGGAATCCATAATGCTCATAAAAACTCTCCTTAATTCGTTTTCTTATCCTGCAGTGCCATGATCTTCTCGACGCGGCGCGCATGCCGCCCTCCCTCAAACTCTGTGCGGATCCACGCGCGCACGATCTCGCCCGCAGGACCAAAGCCCGTCACGCGTCCGCCCATAGCGAGCACATTGGCATCGTTGTGCTTGCGCGACATGATCGCCGAATAGACATCCGTGCAGAGCGCAGCGCGGATGCCGTCAA encodes:
- the brnQ gene encoding branched-chain amino acid transport system II carrier protein, whose protein sequence is MKRRLRKQEYIFVASLLFGLVFGAGNLIFPAAMGQQAGTAMLPALIGFCITGVGLPLLGIAAISITASESLFDIGRKVGHRFAYAFTCALYLCIGPLFAIPRTATVSFQVGAAPFVPTFMQSKTLLTFTLAFFAIVLYFSLRPSGILIWVGKVLNPLFLLFLGILIVTAMITPMGTVWDAAPIDAYAKHAFFTGLLEGYNTMDVLAALAFGNILVNAIRRLGLTEPKDLSYSTIVSGAFSTALMALIYLALTYVGAQSRAVYGIDANGGDVLAHIAAHYFGSFGGILLGITITCACLKTAIGLVTACGMTFSALFPHTLSYPKYAILFALFSFAVSNIGLSRIIAYSLPVLYFLYPLAIVLIALCLIEGLIGYHRPLYLCTMIGTGIAAAFDFFRALPPALHTLPLMEPLLALGNILPLSSIGMGWVIPSLIGLAVGTLACAGQRLDSTP
- the upp gene encoding uracil phosphoribosyltransferase, with the translated sequence MADTFHPSDIPNLHLVDHPLIQHKLTLMRMKETGTKEFRELLSEIAMLMAYEITRDFPLRDVAIETPVAPCRAKVLEGKKLGIVPILRAGLGMLDGILTLVPAARVGHIGLYRDPETLAPVEYYAKLPSGVEDRTLIVPDPMLATGGSASAALTLLKQKGAKNIILMCLVSAPEGIRRVAEDHPDVPIYVAAVDKCLNEHGYIVPGLGDAGDRIFGTL
- the murI gene encoding glutamate racemase, which produces MRIALFDSGIGGLTVLSHARRVLPSEEFLFLADRDHVPYGTKTEEEVRGYVRDAVTFLIEEQGADAVLIACNTATSVAAEEMRNIYDVPIIGMEPAVKKALAQDAERRVLVAATPITVRGEKLRRLIEEYDTNHLIDLVALPRLVQFAEREEFVSPRVEEYLWNALAPFDLIRYSSIVLGCTHFNYFKDTLRRILPKTMHFVDGNEGSIEELARRAGVHTVPAGVAKAPCRFFASGRPITGTEAIARLERSIERAARMEEIV
- a CDS encoding acyl-CoA thioesterase; amino-acid sequence: MPIHVTHRVNFYDTDAMEVVHHANYIRWFEIGRVAYLRRIGITLGALMEAGYVFPITKVGAEFHAPGHFDDELVIETTATALTRAKMAFSYRILNAAGTVLVTGFSENVFTLRETGHITRLPKEFYEPLEAAMIAEKEGRDIGI
- the glyA gene encoding serine hydroxymethyltransferase, producing MSIMDSLSKVDPQVCKAVEEELNRQRTKLELIASENIVSRAVMEAQGSVLTNKYAEGYPGKRYYGGCEYVDVAEQLAIDRAKELFAANWANVQPHSGAQANMAVFFALLQPGDTILGMNLTDGGHLTHGSPVNISGTYYKVIPYGVDKETERIDYDALEALAKEHRPKMIIAGASAYSRTIDFERIGATAKAVGAIFMVDMAHIAGLVAARQHPSPVPYADVVTSTTHKTLRGPRGGIILGRDEELGAKINKAVFPGIQGGPLMHVIAAKAVALGEALQPSFKEYGAQVVKNAAALADELMRLGYRIVSGGTDTHVMLVDLTNKDVTGKEAQTLLDEVNITANRNTIPFEPRSPFVTSGIRLGSPALTTRGFCEEDMREVARIIACVLDAPTDETRRTEARSRVAALCAKYPLYE